Proteins co-encoded in one Neodiprion lecontei isolate iyNeoLeco1 chromosome 3, iyNeoLeco1.1, whole genome shotgun sequence genomic window:
- the LOC107217476 gene encoding protein PRRC2C isoform X1, with amino-acid sequence MSTLSGNVSKGEKGKSKFQSLDINNLYRTSRGESLEQHQQKNTIPRKHGMQSLGKVPSARRPPANLPSLKSEHSGSDPAVSLVPSGGSGWATTKDPATQTTNTTSNATTTPPTTSDTTTSNTPSPQCATGAVPATASPLQPPQPGQQNTSQTSHSTAPSWSAIMSRPGDAGGPVVAAVVGYAGLVGGGRGGRGALGLSFLAHQSPQFQHEFPSLSGQTSVSISNQSQTQPSSTTPNANSNAISVAAQQQSLLPQQSQSHSHSGDGTAGSQQAQSQQTRELTAQYGPGPSLRPQTEGSWIQGGSRTASGTGAGTPGPGNGNTPGAQGPPHIGVGGLPEGPAGGRPNLGQSLPMGMAQAGPNGSPAAQAVTTPGASQNPSLHNYRGLIPPFMYRGSFPGGFPSQFPPNMGANGPRQRFTHPQERFPAPPRQQERERPPPPADEEIITRPIIKEEDLSRMDDISRDAGWAAHDDIDYNQKLAFSDDETEHEHHKKDEKKDFKDDKREESQPEEKEKSREREREPRDNREQSQSHRGWNQGPPPLSRDFRGTNGPVNHPPQQQMRTPHPPRGLEEDELWNQRRREQGEWVASTVERARQRKEEEEKRFRESIKQAADKKLQDLEQKIKEKYVKQKDDDSGSSSEPKSLISVPSSIIPVPDWERDRENRESRERDRSRTSSEGKDEKPVSRDSRDSRDTRDIRDTRETRDTRDTRETRDTRDTRDTRDVRDTRDARDTRDVRDVRDTRDSRDSRDQPVSEFRQITQIERPNFMRSQDMSRNERERDRDQREIREREQPAFSKHFQNDLPPRFQKQQAERTGGAYNRVSPNAEQRPTPQAIPFSQQYDPSRWVHSSHPNVPNSVKKQSHSMPLPQRRNRTDSELSGPIEDDRPPSRDHRGLPRDDRYRHSSHRSYDGRKPSSGSYYDDHARYREYEYDDRHSRDSWERERHYDDRDRDNREREKKDYDNYSKSSPQQDPFDEREPTRERPENPEWRDDRRDMRDDRITQERQTDSRRDPPRDDRIDRSERPQRPDSRDSRASRESRTSLRDDDMHKSRDCGSWVNDIPDYEEKKRDPYREDNRDRRQPPGPVTREKLEADELKGEKRNLTQLKRSGSELDKKDSSKDSPTEAKKELDMWNRKLELSSENSRNVERGGDNSPKAWADAISPTLEMEDEKVFLEPMKDEKEIDEMKQSMEKLSVDNKRDDALCIEVKEDLKDEKRDKNVRNRTNSGSSRGRESGRSARQYGGYSVYTTRGWRGADQRGRRGGPRSLGRPGSARSGSYGHTDSELSGDEISGSTESGKEERRPARSPKSSQKLDKDDRNREVSRRDDKRGDYTQVRSDKRSYDSRSGREGFAPSGEPSRRGRGGFRNRGPTTGGRMNTNYGPPPSKSPFSTERNADDKEPNQQKPSSPTPESELPASGPQLSESTDDKIIAKQQALTAGITGRHTKSPSQQSQQQGNNKQDSLQNQNTVPQRSQVRKDEGRTKRNHSSSRRTQGREHRDGRFRGNPSNAPKQNSSDIGNDDWETTSDNSEEHIEDRKESRNTRNKSYGSRGNQSSHQNPTGNNQQSRRNDQSINNREQRERNVTKPSSTASRAPGAEKRNAQNASYNQRNHSGAIPPLMQNTQQNGRPRSQGSANSGPSNKAIIKESTVNRVDEIKLNDLNLVNQALNDINKKSVSKEKKVIDSELEVNNYSGGGDDGANSNEDKIDADGFQEVRSKKNVKESRHNQKEEAKPMRREKEKERERDRSKSKSNGPQPTPQQIQNIPPLLGQPIPQPANLPQKQFDRERNSNRQTLAPRFQKARLAKQQQQMGIGESNDTNKVNSNNIYVSKDSAAGPAPPPSVNAWDKPFTSQIRSNSPSTVPADIQLMSGITGQNEHNHETNEQVNSRGSSQRNSPNTEKTVNKTAKDIIVEKNVSDGTSPPVQTLIFENTNYSKTTKSGPSDLTLKSKFSNHMKTQQRVDKRGEIEDDGQLQQHQQQALSAVFSNKSNELMKDKSQEPIQMPLTFSKNEDNADMKLDFTFDSELSQLTEDAKSKSLGMPRSIHMTGGQSTISPSTAELNLKIASVKKVWENAPPMPTVVEHEDGSVVATANSFPQPFESNDVDDSYSPHQQYNQSNMKNEIATSTNVCKLVPPQVKPQQQSSGSTGAQPGSTVPGPSPIRPGQSPIGHPSASLQGQLSPPPFNTTGQPSHINYPEFPQYPGSQAAQYGGMSAIPSPPAVLFNTGSGQLPAQAGGLYGAFQLDQSRSPFTQYAPYGQSLQSSFNQQSVYLQQPPPPPHAPSATPDMYQNNMSQYRITTAAAPPFGQNQQLSNNPNTVLISSSSNSLMSASVKPSTQPIGAIGTKAPHFQAPSAQPNQVTYIPYDPNQVLGVSGNYMGNSQLVQRPGPTVQPSANSYYSATSAGKPNTLLYVFPGSQTGFYQPGGAGQQTGTHYGLQGFGQHSQSLATGSATPVGLQNFGSQFLSGSGIQMAAAAAAQQYRNPTGGLPGPGNAAATFLGKHQQQEQSRQLKSPSGNQQDVLASVFSSTSQIPSPKSRNCKQQTPTQQPQPSPTQIHKYQQYQGATQSALVSSYSNYVLQQNVRGMGMPPPRPGIQPSQQRYPAPIQRPTPFPPGPNPNPGQQQPNCMPTQQQQQAQMNRHRPNIHQQQQQQQQQQQQQRNMKMSQQYYSNQGNVKMDSNDKQDSHNEKLSESSNGTQPGNKANVNQQDGENKEEVNQQNE; translated from the exons ATGTCTACTCTGTCGGGGAATGTGTCGAAGGGGGAGAAAGGAAAATCCAAGTTTCAATCGTTAGAcatcaataatttatacagGACAAGTAGG gGAGAATCCTTGGAGCAACATCAACAGAAAAACACAATACCACGGAAACATGGAATGCAGAGTTTGGGAAAGGTGCCTTCGGCACGGCGGCCACCTGCTAACTTGCCTAGTCTGAAAAGTGAGCACAGCGGCAGCGACCCAGCAGTTAGTCTTGTACCAAGCGGTGGCAGCGGTTGGGCCACTACTAAAGATCCTGCCACACAAACTACCAACACCACTAGCAACGCCACTACTACACCACCTACAACCTCCGATACTACCACC AGCAACACACCCTCGCCACAATGTGCAACGGGAGCTGTTCCTGCAACGGCATCACCACTGCAACCACCACAACCAGGACAACAGAATACTTCACAGACATCACACTCCACTGCGCCCTCATGGAGCGCAATTATGAGCAGACCAGGAGATGCcg GTGGGCCCGTCGTGGCAGCAGTGGTTGGTTACGCGGGGCTTGTGGGGGGCGGGAGAGGGGGAAGAGGTGCCCTTGGACTGAGCTTTCTCGCCCACCAGTCCCCGCAGTTCCAACACGAGTTCCCCAGCCTCAGTGGCCAGACCTCCGTCTCCATCTCCAATCAGAGTCAGACTCAACCGTCCTCGACAACGCCGAACGCAAATTCCAATGCGATATCGGTAGCTGCTCAACAACAGTCGTTGCTGCCGCAGCAGTCCCAATCCCACAGCCACTCAG GCGATGGCACAGCCGGGTCACAGCAGGCACAGTCTCAACAGACCAGGGAATTGACTGCACAATATGGTCCAGGACCCAGTCTACGCCCACAAA cGGAAGGCAGTTGGATTCAAGGTGGAAGTCGTACAGCAAGCGGAACTGGAGCAGGAACACCTGGGCCAGGAAATGGGAATACTCCGGGGGCCCAGGGCCCCCCGCATATTGGCGTAGGTGGACTACCAGAGGGACCCGCTGGCGGGCGACCCAACTTGGGCCAGTCGCTACCCATGGGCATGGCCCAGGCAGGCCCTAATGGTTCCCCAGCTGCCCAAGCGGTTACAACCCCTGGCGCCAGTCAAAATCCTAGCCTGCATAACTATCGAGGATTAATTCCTCCTTTT ATGTACCGAGGCAGCTTTCCTGGAGGATTTCCTTCACAATTCCCACCAAATATGGGTGCGAATGGCCCTCGACAACGATTCACCCATCCCCAGGAACGATTCCCAGCTCCCCCGCGCCAGCAAGAACGTGAACGTCCTCCTCCCCCAGCAGATGAAGAAATAATCACCCGTCCAATAATTAAAGAGGAAGATTTGTCAAGAATGGACGACATTTCACGCGATGCTGGGTGGGCAGCCCATGACGATATCGATTACAACCAAAAGTTAGCTTTCAGCGATGACGAAACAGAACATGAACACcataaaaaagatgaaaaaaaagacttCAAAGATGACAAACGCGAGGAAAGTCAACCCGAGGAAAAAGAGAAGTCAAGAGAACGTGAACGGGAGCCTAGGGATAATCGTGAACAGTCCCAGTCTCATCGTGGATGGAATCAAGGACCTCCACCGTTATCTCGTGATTTCCGTGGTACAAATGGTCCTGTCAATCATCCTCCGCAACAGCAAATGCGAACTCCACATCCACCTCGGG GTCTCGAGGAAGACGAATTATGGAATCAGAGACGCAGAGAACAAGGAGAATGGGTGGCCTCGACTGTGGAGCGGGCCCGCCAGcgtaaagaagaagaagaaaaaagattccGAGAGTCCATTAAACAAGCTGCAGATAAAAAACTACAGGACTTGGagcaaaaaattaaggaaaaatACGTCAAACAAAAAGATGACGATTCAGGATCTTCATCCGAACCGAAATCTTTAATCAGTGTACCTTCGTCTATTATTCCAGTACCCGACTGGGAGCGAGACAGGGAAAATCGAGAAAGTCGCGAAAGAGACAGATCTCGTACTTCATCCGAGGGCAAAGATGAAAAGCCTGTGAGCCGAGACTCTCGCGATAGTCGTGATACTCGGGATATTCGCGACACACGAGAAACTCGTGATACAAGAGATACTCGAGAAACTCGTGATACGAGGGATACGAGGGATACGAGGGATGTCCGGGATACCCGAGACGCTCGTGATACTCGAGATGTTCGAGATGTACGTGATACTCGAGATTCTCGGGATTCTCGAGACCAGCCAGTCTCAGAATTTCGACAAATTACTCAAATTGAGCGTCCGAACTTCATGCGGTCTCAAGACATGTCGCGTAACGAGCGGGAACGCGATCGCGACCAACGAGAGATTAGAGAAAGGGAGCAACCGGCATTTTCTAAGCACTTTCAGAACGACTTACCCCCAAGGTTCCAGAAACAACAGGCTGAGAGAACTGGTGGAGCCTATAACAGGGTATCACCGAATGCAGAGCAGCGGCCCACTCCTCAAGCAATACCTTTCTCTCAACAATATGACCCTAGCAGATGGGTGCACAGCAGTCACCCTAACGTGCCGA ACAGTGTCAAGAAGCAATCTCATTCCATGCCACTGCCCCAACGTAGAAATCGAACTGATTCAGAATTGTCTGGTCCAATCGAGGACGATAGACCTCCTTCAAGAGATCATCGAGGACTACCGAGAGATGATCGTTACCGACATTCGTCCCACAGATCGTACGATGGTCGCAAACCATCTAGCGGTAGTTATTATGATGATCATGCACGCTATAGAGAATACGAATATGATGATAGACATTCTCGTGATTCTTGGGAACGTGAAAGGCATTACGATGATAGAGACAGAGATAatcgagaaagagaaaagaaagattaCGACAATTATTCCAAG AGTTCGCCACAACAAGATCCGTTTGACGAACGTGAACCCACTCGGGAGCGCCCAGAGAATCCCGAGTGGCGAGATGATAGACGGGACATGCGCGATGATCGGATAACCCAAGAAAGGCAAACTGATAGTCGTCGTGATCCACCCAGAGATGATCGTATTGATCGTAGTGAGCGTCCTCAAAGACCGGATTCTCGTGACAGTCGCGCATCTCGAGAATCGAGAACTTCTCTTCGCGACGACGACATGCATAAGTCACGAGATTGCGGATCCTGGGTGAATGATATACCAGAttatgaagaaaagaaacgagatCCTTACCGTGAAGATAACAGAGATCGCCGGCAACCGCCTGGACCTGTAACCAGGGAAAAACTGGAAGCTGACGAGCTTAAAGGTGAAAAACGTAATTTGACGCAGCTGAAGCGTTCTGGATCTGAGCTGGATAAAAAAGACAGCAGCAAAGATAGCCCTACCGAGGCTAAGAAGGAACTCGACATGTGGAATAGGAAATTGGAACTGAGCTCAGAAAACAGTAGAAACGTGGAAAGAGGAGGTGATAACTCGCCGAAAGCGTGGGCTGATGCAATATCTCCAACTTTGGAGATGGAAGATGAGAAGGTTTTTCTTGAACCtatgaaggatgaaaaagagattgatgaaatgaaacaaaGTATGGAAAAACTAAGTGTCGACAACAAACGGGACGATGCCCTATGCATCGAAGTTAAAGAAGATTTGAAAGATGAGAAGCGGGATAAAAATGTGAGAAATAGAACCAATAGCGGAAGTTCAAGAGGTCGAGAATCTGGTCGTAGTGCTAGGCAGTATGGAGGTTATAGCGTGTACACTACTCGTGGGTGGCGTGGCGCGGATCAGAGAGGGAGAAGAGGAGGACCAAGGTCCCTGGGCAGACCTGGTTCTGCAAGAAGTGGTTCTTATGGTCACACAGATTCCGAACTTAGCGGAGACGAAATCTCCGGATCCACTGAATCTGGAAAGGAAGAGAGGCGTCCAGCTCGCTCTCCCAAGTCTTCTCAAAAATTGGACAAAGACGATCGCAATCGGGAAGTATCCAGGCGCGATGATAAACGCGGTGATTATACTCAAGTTCGCAGTGACAAAAGAAGCTATGACAGTAGATCTGGTCGTGAAGGGTTTGCACCATCCGGGGAACCTTCAAGACGGGGTCGAGGGGGGTTTCGGAACCGTGGTCCTACTACAGGCGGACGAATGAATACTAATTATGGTCCACCACCGAGTAAAAGCCCTTTTTCAACTGAACGGAATGCAGATGACAAAGAACCTAACCAACAGAAGCCCTCATCACCTACGCCAGAAAGTGAATTACCAGCTAGTGGTCCTCAGTTGTCTGAGTCCACTGATGACAAGATCATAGCCAAACAGCAAGCGCTGACTGCTGGTATTACTGGAAGACATACTAAATCCCCAAGTCAGCAAAGTCAGCAGCAAGGTAATAATAAGCAAGATTCACTTCAGAATCAGAACACAGTGCCACAGAGGTCACAAGTCAGAAAAGATGAAGGGAGGACTAAGAGAAATCACAGCAGCAGTAGACGAACACAA GGGAGAGAACATCGTGACGGACGTTTCCGTGGCAACCCCAGCAATGCACCGAAGCAAAATTCATCAGATATTGGTAACGACGACTGGGAAACAACTTCAGACAACAGCGAAGAACACATTGAAGATCGGAAAGAATCTCGAAACACACGTAATAAATCATATGGAAGTCGAGGAAATCAAAGCTCTCACCAGAATCCGACCGGCAACAACCAACAATCTCGAAGAAATGATCAATCAATAAACAACAGGGAACAAAGAGAACGAAATGTAACCAAACCCAGCAGTACGGCATCTCGTGCTCCTGGAGCTGAGAAAAGGAATGCGCAGAACGCTTCTTACAATCAACGGAACCACTCTGGAGCCATCCCGCCGTTGATGCAAAATACTCAACAAAATGGCCGCCCCAGAAGTCAAGGATCAGCAAATAGCGGGCCTTCCAATAAAGCCATAATAAAAGAAAGCACGGTTAATCGTGTTGATGAAATAAAGTTAAATGATTTAAATCTGGTAAATCAAGCTTTGaatgatataaataaaaaatctgtctcaaaagagaagaaagttATCGACAGTGAGTTGGAAGTAAACAATTATTCTGGTGGTGGAGACGATGGGGCGAACAGTAACGAAGATAAAATAGATGCGGATGGCTTTCAAGAGGTTAGGTCCAAGAAGAATGTAAAGGAGTCTAGGCATAATCAGAAAGAAGAAGCCAAACCCATGAgacgtgaaaaagaaaaggaaagagaacGAGATCGTTCAAAATCAAAGTCTAACGGACCTCAGCCCACCCCACAGCAGATTCAAAATATTCCACCATTGTTGGGACAACCAATTCCTCAGCCTGCCAACTTGCCACAGAAACAATTTGACAGAGAAAGAAATTCTAATCGGCAAACATTGGCCCCTCGATTCCAGAAAGCACGTTTAGCTAAACAGCAACAACAGATGGGAATCGGCGAAAGTAACGACACAAATAAAGTGAATTCTAATAATATCTATGTTTCAAAAGACTCAGCTGCTGGGCCAGCTCCACCACCATCAGTCAATGCTTGGGATAAACCATTTACCAGTCAAATAAGATCCAATTCACCATCAACAGTTCCTGCAGACATTCAACTTATGTCTGGAATAACTGGTCAAAATGAACATAATCATGAGACCAATGAACAGGTCAATTCTAGAGGTAGTAGTCAACGGAATTCACCAAACACAGAAAAAACTGTTAATAAAACAGCGAAGGatattattgttgaaaaaaatgtttcggaCGGAACTTCACCCCCTGTCCAAACgttgattttcgaaaatacaaACTATTCTAAAACCACAAAATCTGGACCATCGGATCTGACGTTGAAATCAAAGTTTTCAAACCATATGAAAACTCAACAGCGAGTAGATAAACGCGGCGAAATCGAAGATGATGGTCAGCTGCAACAGCATCAGCAACAAGCTCTGTCTGCTGTCTTTTCCAACAAATCTAACGAACTTATGAAAGATAAATCGCAAGAACCAATTCAGATGCCATTGACTTTTAGCAAAAACGAGGACAATGCTGATATGAAATTGGACTTTACATTTGATTCTGAACTGTCACAACTGACGGAAGATGCTAAAAGTAAATCTTTGGGAATGCCACGATCGATTCACATGACCGGGGGTCAAAGTACTATTTCTCCTTCGACAGCAGAACTTAATCTAAAAATTGCATCTGTAAAGAAAGTATGGGAAAATGCACCCCCAATGCCAACAGTGGTCGAACATGAAGATGGAAGCGTTGTTGCCACTGCAAATAGTTTCCCTCAACCCTTTGAGAGCAATGATGTCGACGACAGCTACAGTCCTCACCAGCAATACAACCAGAGCAATATGAAAAACGAAATAGCAACTTCGACAAATGTATGCAAG CTGGTTCCCCCGCAGGTGAAGCCGCAGCAACAGTCCTCTGGAAGTACTGGCGCCCAACCTGGATCTACAGTTCCTGGCCCAAGTCCAATCCGGCCTGGTCAAAGTCCCATTGGTCATCCTTCGGCCAGTTTACAGGGTCAGCTAAGCCCCCCTCCATTTAACACAACTGGACAACCATCCCACATTAACTATCCA GAGTTTCCTCAATATCCGGGCTCCCAAGCTGCACAATATGGAGGAATGTCTGCTATACCTTCACCACCAGCAGTCTTATTCAACACTGGATCAGGTCAATTACCAGCGCAGGCTGGTGGGTTATATGGAGCATTCCAGCTAGATCAAAGTCGATCTCCTTTTACTCAATATGCTCCTTATGGACAATCGCTTCAGAGCTCGTTTAATCAACAGAGTGTCTACTTGCAACAACCTCCACCGCCTCCGCATGCACCTAGTGCAACTCCTGACATGTATCAGAATAACATGTCACAGTACAGAATC ACAACTGCGGCAGCACCGCCCTTTGGTCAAAATCAACAACTGAGCAATAACCCAAATACAGTGTTGATCAGCTCATCGTCAAACTCTCTTATGTCCGCCAGTGTAAAACCGTCTACCCAACCAATTGGTGCCATTGGGACCAAAGCACCACATTTTCAAGCTCCATCAGCACAGCCGAATCAG GTAACCTATATACCGTATGATCCGAACCAGGTTTTAGGTGTAAGTGGTAACTACATGGGTAACTCACAATTGGTGCAACGACCTGGACCAACCGTTCAACCGTCTGCAAACAGTTACTACAGCGCTACCTCCGCCGGTAAACCTAACACGCTTCTGT ATGTATTTCCTGGTTCACAAACAGGCTTCTACCAACCGGGTGGTGCGGGACAACAAACTGGGACTCATTACGGGCTGCAGGGGTTTGGCCAACATAGTCAGAGTCTTGCAACTGGTAGTGCCACGCCGGTTGGTCTTCAGAATTTCGGATCTCAGTTCCTTTCTGGATCTGGAATACAAATGGCTGCTGCAGCTGCTGCTCAGCAGTATAGAAACCCTACTGGAGGTTTGCCAGGACCTGGTAATGCTGCTGCTACATTTCTTGGAAAACACCAGCAACAAGAACAGTCTAGACAATTGAAGAGCCCGTCGGGTAATCAACAAGATGTTTTGGCCTCCGTTTTCAGCTCTA CTTCTCAAATTCCTTCGCCAAAATCGCGGAATTGCAAGCAACAAACACCGACTCAACAACCGCAACCAAGTCCAACTCAAATTCATAAGTATCAGCAATATCAGGGCGCCACTCAGTCTGCTCTGGTAAGCAGCTACAGTAACTAT GTATTACAACAGAATGTACGTGGAATGGGCATGCCGCCGCCACGTCCGGGAATCCAACCGTCCCAACAACGTTATCCAGCGCCGATACAACGGCCAACTCCTTTTCCTCCTGGCCCAAACCCTAACCCAGGTCAACAACAACCAAACTGTATGCCTActcagcagcaacaacaggCGCAAATGAATCGTCACAGACCAAACATTCaccagcaacagcagcagcaacaacagcaacagcagcaacaacgtAACATGAAAATGTCGCAACAATACTACAGTAATCAAg gCAATGTGAAAATGGACTCTAATGACAAACAAGATTCGCACAATGAGAAACTGTCTGAGAGCAGTAATGGCACTCAACCTGGTAACAAGGCCAACGTGAATCAGCAAGATGGTGAGAATAAAGAGGAAGTTAACCAACAAAATGAGTAG